Below is a window of Verrucomicrobiota bacterium DNA.
TAGCCAAACCACGGACCTCAAATTTATTCATCATAAGAACAAGCGAAGAAATCATTCCCGCAGCAGCTGGTGCCGGAAGACCTATAAAATCTTTCGTGGCTGTGAATTGACTCTCTTCCATTAATGGATGGGTGATCACATTGAAGCGTGCCAGGCGAACAGAGACACAGAGCAGGTAAATAAAACCTATCAACCAACCAATATTCCGAAAGTAAGCTTCATATTCAGGAGATAGAATTAAAAAGAACACCATCAGGGCTGGGGCCATTCCGAAAGAAACAACATCTGCGATTGAATCAAACTCCTTTCCAAAGAGTGATTCTCTTCCGCCCAGACGCGCCAACCGTCCGTCCAACATATCAAAAACAACAGCAGCTAGAATTAGCCAAACAGCTTGGGTATATAACTCTTCAGGAGATTTACCCAACTCATCGGCCGAAAACTTGGCCTGGATACACCTGATTACGGCCAGAAAACCGCAAAACAAGTTAAACGCGGTCATTAAGTTGGGGAGAAAGTAAATTTTACTGGCTTGATCAGGATCCGTGTACTTCGAATCTAAAGGTGGCTCATTCATATCGAATTTTATTTCATCAGGCTCTCGAGATATTTCCAAAATGATTGATGCTGCTCGATTGCCTGTTCTTCTTTAAACGGTAGTTTGGTCCTGAAAATAAAGTCAGCCATCGAGTTTTTATCCAGGATAACGTGGCTGAAAAGAATATCATCTTTGATCTCAAAATAAATACGGTATTCGCCTGCCCTTAATCGATAATAGGTGTTTCCTTTGCGCGAAATTCGTCCAAGTCGTTCGTCCATGTTGTGCAGATCCCTAGGCGTAAGGTCGGTGATACTTTCTACAAGCGCCATTTGGCTCAATGTATCCAGTTTATTGAGCTCGTTCATGCTCTGATCACTGAAAGTTACCTGGTACATAGTTGAATTCGCAAGGCAAAGAGCATTTCAGACCATTGTCACTCCGCAAGATAAATGTCCGGGCCTCGAGGGCGCAGAAATAGAAAAAAGAAGCCG
It encodes the following:
- the pssA gene encoding CDP-diacylglycerol--serine O-phosphatidyltransferase translates to MTAFNLFCGFLAVIRCIQAKFSADELGKSPEELYTQAVWLILAAVVFDMLDGRLARLGGRESLFGKEFDSIADVVSFGMAPALMVFFLILSPEYEAYFRNIGWLIGFIYLLCVSVRLARFNVITHPLMEESQFTATKDFIGLPAPAAAGMISSLVLMMNKFEVRGLAIFLPALMILIAFLMVSSIRYPSFKHIDWTTRLKFTSFILVIVVVSIISMVREVGIALIFLGYIFYGIFLNFKIRSKIRKSKTSDNPVNS
- a CDS encoding cytotoxic translational repressor of toxin-antitoxin stability system, which codes for MNELNKLDTLSQMALVESITDLTPRDLHNMDERLGRISRKGNTYYRLRAGEYRIYFEIKDDILFSHVILDKNSMADFIFRTKLPFKEEQAIEQHQSFWKYLESLMK